One window from the genome of Solea solea chromosome 13, fSolSol10.1, whole genome shotgun sequence encodes:
- the mc2r gene encoding adrenocorticotropic hormone receptor codes for MMNTTSVAHSDCPEVKIPASLFTTIGLISLAENFLVVLAVIRNRNLHSPMYCFICSLAAFNTIASVTKTCETIMIAIADGGTLEKKGSSETKLDDIIDSLLCMSFVGSISSFLAIAVDRYITIFHALRYHNIVTMRRTRAILAVIWTTCGVSAVLMVRFFDSKFIMICFVIFFVLSLAIICFLYAFMFMLARIHARKIAALPTTAGLKCRWRGRSMRGALTLTILVGTFMVCWAPFFLHLIIIMVCPTNPYCECYRSLFQLHMVLMMCHALIDPAIYAFRSAELRQTFRRMLLCSYWMQCS; via the exons ATGATGAACACGACCTCAGTGGCCCACTCTGACTGCCCCGAAGTCAAAATCCCTGCCAGTCTCTTCACCACCATCGGATTAATCAGCCTGGCTGAGAACTTCCTGGTGGTCTTGGCTGTCATACGGAACAGAAACCTTCACTCTCCCATGTACTGCTTCATCTGCAGTCTGGCAGCCTTCAACACCATTGCCAGCGTCACCAAAACCTGCGAGACTATCATGATTGCAATTGCCGACGGGGGCACGCTGGAGAAGAAGGGTTCCTCTGAGACCAAGCTGGACGACATCATAGACTCCCTGCTGTGCATGTCCTTTGTTGGCTCCATCTCCAGTTTCCTGGCCATTGCTGTGGACCG TTACATCACCATCTTCCACGCACTGCGGTATCACAACATCGTGACAATGAGGCGCACCAGGGCCATCTTGGCTGTCATCTGGACAACATGCGGGGTGTCAGCTGTGCTCATGGTGAGGTTCTTTGATTCCAAGTTCATCATGATCTGCTTTGTCATCTTCTTCGTCCTCTCCTTGGCGATTATCTGCTTTCTCTACGCCTTCATGTTCATGCTGGCTCGCATCCACGCCCGCAAGATCGCAGCTTTGCCCACAACTGCCGGGTTGAAGTGTCGTTGGCGGGGGCGCAGCATGAGAGGGGCTCTGACTCTCACCATCCTGGTTGGGACGTTCATGGTGTGTTGGGCCCCGTTTTTCCtccacctcatcatcatcatggtgtGCCCCACAAACCCATACTGTGAGTGTTACCGATCGCTGTTCCAGCTGCACATGGTGCTGATGATGTGCCACGCCCTGATCGACCCGGCCATCTACGCCTTCCGCAGTGCAGAGCTCAGACAAACCTTCAGGAGGATGCTGCTCTGTTCATACTGGATGCAGTGCTcatag